AGAGGGTAACCTAGATCCGACCAAGGAGAAAAAGGACGAAAGTTGTAATTCAACTGGACTAAAAAATGGCGGAGTAAAATTATTTACTGACCATGGAATATTTTTCGTGAGTAACATAATTTGTAAAATTAGCATCTTCAAAAGCATTTTAGCATACCAGACCCATTCTAGCATTTGACATTTATATATTTGGACATTGGTTAATAGAAATTTTTGCAATTTGCAATTTATACACAAATTCTCTGAATTTTGTACGAGAAAAAGAAGGGGGAAAAAGCAGTGTCCATCGACCTAGCAAATTCTCAATAAGATATTATATGATCTTAGATATGTTATTGACATGTAAAAAATGCTAATAGCTAATTGACAATTGCTAACAACCAATAATTTACCTTCTCTAACAAAACCATTTAACGGCTAATCAAACCTTCTACGGTTCTACCTTCTAACAGCCTAACATAGCTACAATTAATCAAATGTAGCAAGCACAAGGTTAAAGAATGAACTGAGCAGCTTCTTTAATCATTTTGATACGGAAGACAACTGACCAATCATGACCTAATATTTGGCTATTCTCCACCAAAAACAGAACCTTTACAAGAGTTCAATAAATCCCTTTCCATCCAAAAATTAGTCATTACCTCAAATGATGCATTCAGATAAATATGCAAATTGATACGGAAACTGATTGGAGATATTATTAGCATTAGAAACTAAAGATGtcattcaaaaaataatataggCCTTGTATGATAACAAGCTTCAGCATGTTGGTTCCTTTTTAGCTTTTGATTTGTTTGTTGATCAAACAACCAAAAAACCTTTTTTAGTAAATGGctttttttcttataaacaaCTGCAATCAACAactaattttaccaaacattttcATGAACATACCTCTGCCAAAGGTTTTGTGTGTGTCAATTGAATGTGGAATGGCTAGCAAAAAGATTCTTCAGATACAAAAAACATACCTCTGTTAACACATCCAGGCAGGCATCACCATCATTTAAAAAGGGTCTACTTGTTTTACACAAATCTGCAGCAGTTTCAGAATGCTTGGATAATTGGTGTCCAAAAAGCTCAGCAGAGTCTATAACACGATGGAACTTGGTGACTGAGCTTGCAGCAGCAAAAGGTGATTCTACATCATCTTTTTCATTGCATTGAATAGATTCGTTTCTCAATATTGGGGCTTCTGATAAAGGCATAGACATGTTTTCATACTTTCTCTTTTGCAGAGTGACAAACTTGTTGAGTGACAATTGAACTAAGCTCGACCTATTGCTCAAACCATAATCAACTGCAACATCACTTTCAACCTCTTTAAGGCATTGTTCATCGATACTAACACTAGTCATTTTGTTGTCACGGCCATGTGAATCAATATATGTCTTCTTAATGCTGTGGACCTTAAGACTAAAATCCCTGTCCTGTGAATTTTGAGCATTGTTGTGGAGGCCAAAAGATAAAATTTGGCTATCCTTCCCAATAGGATCTGGAATAATATCATGTCCAGCAGCTTGCTTTTTGTCACATAATTCAGCCTGAGCTCTTTCGAGAGACGGCTGCACAGGAGTCTGCTGCAATCCCACCGGGCAAGAAGATGATTTATTATCTTTTTCATCAGGTACAGTTACATTCATGACACTGTAAGTGACAGAACTAGCCGAATAGATCATCCCTAATGCTTCTCTCAGATATTGTAGAAAGGAGACTTCATCTGAGAAAAACACTTTCCTCTTATCTGGTGTGACATTCACATCATATGCCATAACGGGAAAAATGAAGTTCAGGATTGCAATAGGATATTGACGTGAGTTTGCACCTCTATATAACTCATTTACAAGTTTACTAACTTTTGGCATATCAACAGGTCGACCATTTACATAAAAGAATTGTCTGTCACCCATATTTCTTCCACTGCCATTACCAGATTTAGAGACAAAACCCTCAACTCTGCAATCCTCCGACATGGAGATATTAAGAGGCTCCAAACACGTAAAAGTGCTCATGCCAAACAGTGCTATAATGTTATCTTTAAGTGATCCACTTCCTTGGGTTTTCAAGACCACTGATCTTGCATTCTTACCAGACATGTTGGTGCAGACAAGTCGAACTCCTTTTGCAATGACAGCGTACGCCTGAAAGAATATGGAAAAACATGCAGCGCAAATCAGCAAGCACTATTTCAGGAACCTCAGATATTAAATTAGTCAGATGATTTAAGTTCACTTGATTATAGCGTTCCAGAATCTCTTAGTTCACAGAAAACAAAATGTAGCAGAGATGGAACCCTTTAGTTAGTTTATCTAGTAAAGGATTGAGAGAAGAGAGTCATCCTTAACTTCAAAATCTAAAGTTAACACTAAACTTGTCAAGTACTTAAAAAACCAATTACAGGTAATAAGATCACCAAAACTCACATTCAATAAAGAAATAAGCTTCCCGTATTCCTTACGAATATTTCGACTGAATTCTTTGCTGCGTACGGGCAAATTTGAGAACAACTTCTGAACAGTTACAGTAGTACCAACTTTTCGTGCTGTCTTCTTTTCAGCTATCAAGTGTCCAGAGTGGTCAAACGTCAAGTGTGTAGCAACTGATTCATTTTTTGTTCTAGTTTCTATTGTCAAACTCCCAAGTGCACAAAGGGAACTCAATGCCTCTCCTCTAAAGCCAAATGTGGTGAGCATTTGTAGGTCAGAAAAATCTGCCAATTTTGAGGTATGATGCTTGAGGGCAAGAGCCTGcaccaaaaaaaatcataaaattattaatactcGTCGGCATTAAAATCCAAGCCAtattattaaggaaaaattacctagaaaaATCgaactttttcatgattttcctaaaataatctcacctattgattaaccatgaatcaCCTGACtttaggggtatttgcctagagtaaattcGGGTAACCAGAAcaaaattttgaatatttacataaaaaattccgaataataaaaaaaatcagaacaaaatttaacactttttttttacattttttgagattttattttaatttatctttttttaaaaaataaaacttgctataacaagttatCCAATTACCGAGTTTACTCTGGgcaaatacccctaaagttggaattattcatggttaattaatctgtgaaattattgtaaaaaaatcaagaaaatgttggattattctaggtaatttttcctattataaATCAGATAATAATCACCTTGATTCTTTTTTTGGGTGCCCCGGCTTGCCGGCAAATGAAGGTGTGCATATTCTCTGTTTTTTGGTGATATTTTTTTCATCCATTGCAATCTggtttttaaaaatcttatttaTAATGCTTGACGATGGGTTGAGCACGATGAACTTGACTGAAGTATGTTATTCTCATTTTATCATACTAAGAGTAGCATGGGTGGCCTTTCTCAGTGGTCCTATGGTTTTTATCCTTAACTCTTAAAAGGATGTTCCATGTAAATTTTAGTTGTTACACAATTCGTGTATTCAAGAATCGGAGTGCGAACATTGTTGGTTTGATTGTCAAATTGATCATGGTGTGGGTATTGTAAGAGTTGTGATCAACTTTGTACCAGATACAAAACAATAACAAGGTGATAGATTCTAAGCACTCAGGTTGTTGCACTTATCAAAATCAGTTCAAGACTTCCAAGTTCAAACCACCACAAATcttatgaagatgaagaaactaAAGTTTTGAGAATAAACACTTAGCCTAATTACTAAATAAGCATGTACTTAAGCTTACAGCTCAAGCAAATGTTATACAACTTCTAAAAATAAGCCAAATCTGTCCAAATGGGATGAAAAGCTCCTATTTAAGCTTACAACCTACATATGTGCTAAGAAAGCTAAGAAcaagttaaaaatattacataTGTTACATCTCTGTAATAAAATAACCTCCTACAAGGACAGAAACTAGCTGATTCATGGTAAATCCTCACTAAACCATCTCTTTTGAACTACTAGTTGTTTTGAGCTGGGAAGGCGGAGGTGCTTGCTTGTGTTGGCCAATCAAAGGCTTACCTTAATTGTAGGGAAACTTTCTTATTAGACCTCCAATATGAGCAGCTTTTTGCATTCATTAACACTGATGTATTACATTCACATTGTTATCACAGCAACAACAGCAGAATTGTTTTCAAAAAGCTATAAATTGGTCAATATGTAGTATACAACTGCTTAGTTTGATATTTTAcgaaataaaattcaaaattgacgATTTAAAGTTCAAAAACTAAGCAATATTAAAGCAACAAATTATCACTAAAAAAGCTTTAACTAAAATTGAATCATTTAGCATAGACTAGCATGAGTCCTTTCAAACATCCAACTAATGCAAGCTTAATGCTCAACATAAGACAAACAAATAAGTTACATAAACTTATTCTAAGTTTTGCCTTGGATAGGGCTAGCACCGCATCAGTGTCCTTTAACGACTACTTAATCGGAACAAGAGTATGCTAACAATGAAGGCGTTTGCTCTTTTGAAGTTTCTGGGctggacttaaaattttaaaggagGAGAGTTGAGAAGAGGAAAGAATAAGAAGAAAGGAAAGATATGGGAAAGACATAACCATTAACCGGTGCAGAGCTCCAAGAGAATGACTTCGTTCAGTATcggaaattatgaaaataatttttacttaaatattttaaaacccTTTGCGAAAACCTAAcattgattttttataatttggcCCAGCACATTCTAAAATTCTTCTGGTTTCCTAATCATTGGCATTAAGTGAAGTCAAAAGAAATCAAATGCTTGTATCCAAATACTTACATAGTCATTCCTCAAGCAATTTTTGTCTATAAACTAATAATCACACCTTAGAAACTTTTCTCAAGCACATGATACCAGTATGATATAGGCTAACTAGTGTTACATGGATAAAAGAGTTGTCTTCGTAAACTTTAAAGAAGCACAGATAATGGTATAAGTacaaattgaaaataactttcaaTTTGTCACTCACCCTAAATCCAATATGTAGGATACACAAAAGAGATACATTGAACTCACTCAAAACTCTGAAACTAAAGGTGTCCATTTCATTATACATCACTAAAATGGGAGAACTTATAATTGATTTACGCTATGTTTGAAAGGAAAgttaaagaaaacaaaaggtAATGGAGATGATGGAATGACATTTTCTTCTTTAAAGGATAGAATTCAAAATGAAGACATTAGAAAAAATTTAGGCAATGCAGTCTCGCAGTTATTGAGGATAAGATGAAAAATATTGTTCAAGGATTGAGATATTTTAGCCATGTGGAACTATCGACAAACCCTTAAAGGAGGATCAAAAGTTGAAATATGGGGGATTTTAAAGGAGATCGAGCACGACAAAAGATAACATAGAGGCAGAactggaaaaaaaaatgaaaaattcagATTACACGttgaaatcaaagaaaattgaaatgaaatgaGCTAATGAGACTGATTCTCAGTTGATGTAGTGGAATAATCTTTTGTGATTAAGGCTGTTGGCATTGTTGTGGATGACAAAAGACAAAGGAAGGAAAGTGGAAGGGTGAAGTATTTTAcaatttgtaagaaaaaaattcttatCGCATGGGATGTGGAAAAACATTCATGACTCCTTCCCTCCCTTTCCTTCCTTCCTTTTATTCAAATTCACCCAAACACTCTTTCTGGGCTCTGGAAAGCTTCAGCTAATTTCATTTCGCctaaaattcataaaagtgACAAGGAATCTCAGACTCTCAGCACATCAGTAACGTTTCAACCTAAATAGAAAGTTGAATTTCAGCAAGCGAAAATAAcccttaacaaaaaaaaattcaataataaacaacaattgCAAAATCAGATACAATAATGACAGTAGtggaaaacaaaaaattaaagcaGACCTTGAAATCGCTGGGGGAAATGCCGCAACCATTATCGATGACTTGAAACCAACCTTCACCATAATCCTTCAAAGCAATCTCGATACTAGTAGCACCAGCATCCAAGCTATTCTCAACAAGCTCTTTAATGGCCGAAGAAAGATCCAAAATTACTTGACCCGCACATATTTTATGGATCACACCCTTGTTTATGGGCTTTATAACCGGCGAATTAGCCTTTAATGGAGTTTTTTCCGCCATTTCCGATGCTGAAAACATTCATCAATAGGCAAAGGAATGGCTTTGAGAATTAAGATTGTGTGATAAAACCctaattaatttgctaaaagAAGAGACTGATAGACAGTTGGATTAAAACATTTTGCCGCCAAAAAATATGCACAAGCCCATCTGTTGACGGCTTGGCGCGGCATATCAAGGAGACTAGGACTTAAATGAGACTCGACGGCTCGTAAGCGATTCAAAGTCTATTTTGTTCAAAACTCGGCTAATTGAACTCAAGAATAGAAAAACTCACTAAAATATATCACatgaaataaatataaaaaatttaaaatatatatatataattttatcatttaattaaagaaatttaaaaagtttttgaGGAGATTAAAAGGTGATTTTACCGTGTTGCAATTAAGTCAGCGTTGTTATATGGGACAAAATATTGGCCCGTAAAGAAGGTTTTCGGACAGAGGATGAAAGTAACAGAGGTGCGTATACTAAGGTGGATGTGTAGTAAGACTATGATGAATAGGATACAAAATTAGGAGTTCagggagaagttaggggttgcacttctctccgcaaagatgcgggagaacagattgagatggtttgagcatgtgcagagaaagacacaTGACGCCCCAGCAAGGAGGGTCGAATGTATCATAGTGGAAGGCAAAAGAAATTGAGGAAGACCCAagagaacgtgggaggaacaaaattaaaagtgacatgcatAAACTTCAACTCTCCAAGAACCTGACCAAGGATAGGGGCCATTGGTGGCGTCTTATCTACATtttagattactaaacccgtCCCTTTTACCAAtcatttgttattgttcattgcctttaattatcgctctttatctcattctttacttttatctttatttttagttatttgtacatgttctatttattatttttgtaagttGTAGGTTTCTCTTTCTTTGAAGACCTTTATCGCCGATgaactctttgaccgcactttCTTCTATAGGTATGAGCTGCCGTCGTTCTTTCCTCCCCAAACCCCGattatagttttttatgagCGAAATACACTAGATATGATAATATAATGATGAATTAAAGAATATATATTAGGTTATTCATTAGCTCGAGCCAAACTTTAATATAAGATGAAGTCAAGACAGATATCATATTTCAAAGTACGAGCTTAAATTTTAGTCGCCACAAGATAAGTCAAGCTATACTTATATGTTAGTGGTTTGATAACCAAGTGGGTAATTAAGGAAAACATTTATAgaattaaatttttcaaaaaacttatctcaaataaaaaaataatagatttttaaattaatactatCAAATGAGTCGACATAGTAGTGGAAAGAAACGAGTATTTGTTATGCTTTCTGAACACATTTATTACAAATTGTACATCCAATGCCCGAAACCATTGCAGACATGCAGTGGAAGCAGTTTCAGACAAATCAACTCTTATTTTGTGCAGATTCTTAGAACAAAAAATCACTATAGATAGTATAGAAGATAGAACACATACTGATGCTGCAAATAGTTAAGTTGTTTCTGCAGTAATCATACAGCAAGAACTCGGAAGCAAGGCAACACATAACAAAAAATTACACTATTTACAATAATGGTTGAACTCAGTCTGCATACAAGCTTTCTCGGCGTCTTTGATATGAATTTATTATGAGAAGCTAACACAATCAAATTTGAATCGTTGAGAGGATCACCAGGAGAATCAACGAACAGAAGTTAACAACAAGACATAATTTTTGCTTAAGATTGCGTAGGCGCGAATTTGGTGTCCTTTTTGATGGATATTGTCCAAAGAAGATCAGCATCAGAATGCACCGATACTATATCTCCCATCACTAGATTAGATGTACTTATCAAGCCACCAAACTTCATTTCCGTATCAGCTGAAATGAAACAGAGGGGATAAAAGATCTTAAAACCAAAACTAACACATATGAAGGAAATAAAAggcaataataaaaatacatacACACAATAAGCAAAAGATTAGCCAACACTTTTGTTATCTCTGCAATGGATCCAATGGCAAAAAAATATAGGTTCTCTAATACAATCATAGACTCATGCCAATATAAACAATATGCAAAATAAAGGTATGCCATCCTATACTGGTTCCCGGACAATGCACGAAAATACTACATATCATCCTGAAGAACGGGTGATAAACATAAGAACCGCTGTCAACATGATTTTATCATTACATTGATTCCTACCAAAGCCTCACACAGAAGCTTATATATTCTTTGCGTCAATTGTTCatcctaattttaatattttattaatgcttATGATCCCCATGTATCTTCCGGTAACTTCATTTAACATTTCTATATTACTTATGATCCACATATGTTTCCCACaaactttatttaaatattgtataaaaattatagtctccatattttttccactaactttattttagtactttttaatgtttatggtccctACTTTTTCttcaatatcataataaatcaataaaataatacatccGTCATCAAAATGAttcaattttcttaattttcgtgaCATTCCTTATGGGAACATTAATAGGTAACGGTGAGAGTAAGTTTTAGCCATCATCAAACTAGTCAAGTCACAGAGAAGCATATGCCCCCCAAAAACCCCAAGAAATTGAACACATGAAGAAAAGCACAAACATTACTTACATAGATTCCATTTGAGCCCAGAGGTTGTGGTATGAAAAGCAGGCACTCCTATAGGTAGTAGTCCACAATGTGGACCAACAATAGAAGATTCAATATGGATTTTGTGATGGTGAGTTCTAGAAAGAAGTTGGATTAGACAATCATCTGAAAGAAGAATTATTCGCATGCCAGAGAAATGACAGAGGACATTAATGTTCCCAGCTTCATGATCAAATCGCCCTCCAAGTGCTCCAGCAACAAGAATGCACAACTAAGAGTAAGCCatcacataattaattaactcaGGAAGAAACAAAAATCTCACTAAGCGTCTCATTTTTCAGGGTAAAAACATAATTGTTTTGCAATTGGCAGTAAACAACAGACAAGAATGTGAAAAATCAAGAAACTGCTCACGACTTGAGAAAAATGAAAGCTGAAGCAGCttacatttaatttttcagCGTCAGACATCATGCTACTAATATGTGAAATACACTTGTGAAGGTCAGTGGTATCTTGGTCATGCGAATCATTTATTATATCAACACCCTGACATTAGATAATATGCAGCAATGTCAACAACAAGAGAACCACAGTTTAGAAAAAAAGTGAGGAAAATGGATAAAGATAGTTATGTTCTCAGCACAATTTTCTAACAGCAAAATCAGGTGCAACATGCgtgaatatatatatcaagAAAATACGAGTAGAGCAGAAACTAAATATGTCCAAGATGGGGACAATGAGTCATGCAAAGTTTGGATTTGCAACTGGCCATTGTGCAGCATCTTACCATCATAGGAAATAGATGAATGCTACTTTACTCGGTTTTTGACATCAGTGTCAGAGACTGATATAAATTCAGGTGTCCCAAACTCCCAATCTTGTGATTAATTGAATATTTGCATATCAGGTCCAAAAAGTTGCTTCAAATCTCCATACCAGTGGGGATACATCAAGTATGAATTTATTGATTCAGGACAATCAGCTCCACCTTAGTCCCATTTCACAAAAGGACATGGATCTCATACCACAAAATGCCCCTTTTTAAAGGCAGCGCCGCAGCAGGGATAGAAGAGGGTCAAAATAGGGCaatgatgatattttttttcattgaaaaACTTAAAAGATAACTTAACGTGGTCTATTACTATGTTTATTAGAAGTGACATTTTTACAAAAAGCCATTAAGTGACATTTTAACAAAAAGCCATTGTATAGAATGCCTTCATAAACTCATGATTGCTAGAACCTCAATATAAGATGACCAAGAGAATAATGCCCCTAATTCATATATGTGATCTAATGACAAACATCCTACATCCTAAGAAAGAAATGGAGAATGACATACTTGAGCATATAAatagaagagagaaaaaaaactcaaaaagaaTTCTATAAATAAGGGTACTATATAAATGTTTACAACTTTACGTTGATAAACCATCTGATGTTCTAATAAATCATGTTTCAAAAGATAAGACTATTCCATCATCTCTTGTTCAGTCTCAAAATAACTTACATGGCCTAAATAACTGTTCTTCTGGTGAACAAAATCAGAGGAATTATAGGATTTCTGATTCCCTTAGCATAAGCAAAGAGGCTCACTCAAGGTCTTTATATATGTCATACATAATGGGATTTCAATTAGGTCAATCTGTTACATAACGGCCACTTAGCTACAAATTTTAAACTTGTTGTAATGGGAAAAGCCATTATGTCGCATTTGATTCAAAAGCATACCGTTAAATTTGTTAAAACTCATTATTCTAACATCATAGTCCTCATAATGCATTTTTAAGACAAGATTAGGTTCAAACAGGAATGTGTAAGCTTTGATGATCTCAAGATATCTTTAAAACGCTTGAAATACTATAAAAACAAGGACTCCTTTGAAGTTGCCGATCCACATTCCGATAGCCTGGAAGTCAATTGTAACACCATCGAAATCCAGCATCTAACTTTTGTGGCCATTAGTACATTACAACATTCACTATCACATGCAAGATGTGTTTCATGTGGAAACTTAATCAGCTAAACTTTTTCTAACACTGTCTACAAAGCAAACGTACATTTCCTATTTCTAACCTGACAATCACTAGGTTTAGGAAAGCAGAGCTAACCGAAGAAATTGAAACTAATACTCGTATTttgtgacaaaaaaaaaaaaaaaaaaaaaagaaaaaaaaactagcTTGCATACATACTAACATACATAACAGGATCAAAATCACAGAGTATGATGCTCTCCCATAAGGACACAAGGTTAGGTGTCTGAGTTAAATATAGTTTCAGACTTTCAGGTAATGTGGGTATCTTCTCTTAAACCTCAAGTAATTAAGAATCAGCAAAGACCAATTTATGAGAACAATTCGCCCAATAATCTAGCTCACCACAATCCTAGTCAAATGTTTCCCACCAATGAATC
The sequence above is drawn from the Amaranthus tricolor cultivar Red isolate AtriRed21 chromosome 5, ASM2621246v1, whole genome shotgun sequence genome and encodes:
- the LOC130814003 gene encoding DNA mismatch repair protein PMS1 isoform X2; this encodes MHTFICRQAGAPKKRIKALALKHHTSKLADFSDLQMLTTFGFRGEALSSLCALGSLTIETRTKNESVATHLTFDHSGHLIAEKKTARKVGTTVTVQKLFSNLPVRSKEFSRNIRKEYGKLISLLNAYAVIAKGVRLVCTNMSGKNARSVVLKTQGSGSLKDNIIALFGMSTFTCLEPLNISMSEDCRVEGFVSKSGNGSGRNMGDRQFFYVNGRPVDMPKVSKLVNELYRGANSRQYPIAILNFIFPVMAYDVNVTPDKRKVFFSDEVSFLQYLREALGMIYSASSVTYSVMNVTVPDEKDNKSSSCPVGLQQTPVQPSLERAQAELCDKKQAAGHDIIPDPIGKDSQILSFGLHNNAQNSQDRDFSLKVHSIKKTYIDSHGRDNKMTSVSIDEQCLKEVESDVAVDYGLSNRSSLVQLSLNKFVTLQKRKYENMSMPLSEAPILRNESIQCNEKDDVESPFAAASSVTKFHRVIDSAELFGHQLSKHSETAADLCKTSRPFLNDGDACLDVLTEEVRVQSERSPVTKAFIPSVSRKENAECVLKDESLEAQPTEGFTPSLVLNPSFTLQFDMKGLLERRKQKFSLLHSSFDVHTQTKARCYAAATLELSQADNEEWKARALAAATTELERLFRKRDFSRMKVIGQFNLGFIIGKLDEDLFIVDQHAADEKYNFERLSESTIMNQQPLLRPIRLELSLEEEIVASMHMDIIRKNGFSLEEDLEASPGNRFMLKTVPFSKNVTFGVEDVKELISTLSDGQGECSMMSTYKSDTLDSICPSRVRAMLASRACRSSIMIGDALGRNEMQKILEHLAELKSPWNCPHGRPTMRHLINLAVVRDREAPEINSL
- the LOC130814003 gene encoding DNA mismatch repair protein PMS1 isoform X1 — protein: MFSASEMAEKTPLKANSPVIKPINKGVIHKICAGQVILDLSSAIKELVENSLDAGATSIEIALKDYGEGWFQVIDNGCGISPSDFKALALKHHTSKLADFSDLQMLTTFGFRGEALSSLCALGSLTIETRTKNESVATHLTFDHSGHLIAEKKTARKVGTTVTVQKLFSNLPVRSKEFSRNIRKEYGKLISLLNAYAVIAKGVRLVCTNMSGKNARSVVLKTQGSGSLKDNIIALFGMSTFTCLEPLNISMSEDCRVEGFVSKSGNGSGRNMGDRQFFYVNGRPVDMPKVSKLVNELYRGANSRQYPIAILNFIFPVMAYDVNVTPDKRKVFFSDEVSFLQYLREALGMIYSASSVTYSVMNVTVPDEKDNKSSSCPVGLQQTPVQPSLERAQAELCDKKQAAGHDIIPDPIGKDSQILSFGLHNNAQNSQDRDFSLKVHSIKKTYIDSHGRDNKMTSVSIDEQCLKEVESDVAVDYGLSNRSSLVQLSLNKFVTLQKRKYENMSMPLSEAPILRNESIQCNEKDDVESPFAAASSVTKFHRVIDSAELFGHQLSKHSETAADLCKTSRPFLNDGDACLDVLTEEVRVQSERSPVTKAFIPSVSRKENAECVLKDESLEAQPTEGFTPSLVLNPSFTLQFDMKGLLERRKQKFSLLHSSFDVHTQTKARCYAAATLELSQADNEEWKARALAAATTELERLFRKRDFSRMKVIGQFNLGFIIGKLDEDLFIVDQHAADEKYNFERLSESTIMNQQPLLRPIRLELSLEEEIVASMHMDIIRKNGFSLEEDLEASPGNRFMLKTVPFSKNVTFGVEDVKELISTLSDGQGECSMMSTYKSDTLDSICPSRVRAMLASRACRSSIMIGDALGRNEMQKILEHLAELKSPWNCPHGRPTMRHLINLAVVRDREAPEINSL
- the LOC130814004 gene encoding thiamine pyrophosphokinase 2-like, with the translated sequence MELMHHSTSFLSSILPEQGSLPKYALVVLNQPLPRFTHLLWEHAKLRLCADGGANRLFDGMPQFFPQQDPFHVRERYKPDVIKGDLDSIRADVLDFYAKLGVDIINDSHDQDTTDLHKCISHISSMMSDAEKLNLCILVAGALGGRFDHEAGNINVLCHFSGMRIILLSDDCLIQLLSRTHHHKIHIESSIVGPHCGLLPIGVPAFHTTTSGLKWNLSDTEMKFGGLISTSNLVMGDIVSVHSDADLLWTISIKKDTKFAPTQS